The genome window GCGCCTTGATGCGCAAGGTGCGCTCTTCATCGAGCTCGGCGCGCGTTTCGCCCAGCTCTTCGCGTTCCGCTTCCAGTTCCAGGCGCGCGGCCGCCAGTTCCGTTTCCACGCGGGTCAGGCTTTCCAGCTTCAGCTGGGCCTGGATCAGTTCCGCGCGCGCCGCTTCGGCAGCCTCTTCCAGGCGGGGGATGCCTTCGAGCTTGAATTGCGCCTTGGCCAGGTCCATGCGCGCCTGCTCGGCCGCCTCTTCCAGGCGCGGCAAGCCTTCCAGGCGCAGCTGCGCCTTGGCCAGGTCTGTTCTAGCCTGGTTCGCCACTTGCCGCTCTCGTTCGAGTTCCTCGCGCAAGGTTTCCAGTTCGCCCGCCTGCAGTTCGAGCAACTCTTGCTGGCGCTCGTTCTCGCTGGCCAGGTCCATCAATTCCTGTTGATTGTCGTTCATCTCGGCTTCATGCGCGCTGTGGCTGGCGCTTAATTCCTGTCCTACATAATCGAGGATGGCTTGCTGCAGCACGGGCGACAGTTCGGCGGCGGCAGCGATCTGGCGTTGCGCACCCGCCTTGCGGCGCAGCAAGAGCTTGCTGATGGTGCCCAGACAGGCGCCGTTGCCCAGCCGTTCGCGCAAGGCGCGCACCGTGATGGCCTGG of Janthinobacterium sp. PAMC25594 contains these proteins:
- a CDS encoding DNA-binding protein, producing the protein MAKVSAEQINAAMEAMAGEGQAITVRALRERLGNGACLGTISKLLLRRKAGAQRQIAAAAELSPVLQQAILDYVGQELSASHSAHEAEMNDNQQELMDLASENERQQELLELQAGELETLREELERERQVANQARTDLAKAQLRLEGLPRLEEAAEQARMDLAKAQFKLEGIPRLEEAAEAARAELIQAQLKLESLTRVETELAAARLELEAEREELGETRAELDEERTLRIKAQQFIVDPIFKTPV